A genomic region of Elaeis guineensis isolate ETL-2024a chromosome 9, EG11, whole genome shotgun sequence contains the following coding sequences:
- the LOC105033863 gene encoding diphosphomevalonate decarboxylase MVD2, peroxisomal, producing MAAETQSWVLMATARAPTNIAVIKYWGKRDEALILPINDSISVTLDPDHLSATTTVAVSPSFKQDRMWLNGKEISLSGGRYQNCLREIRKRAGDVEDEKKGIRIKKEDWEKMHLHIASYNNFPTAAGLASSAAGFACLVFTLAKLMNVKEEHGDLSAIARQGSGSACRSMYGGFVKWTMGNDADGSDSIAVQLASNTHWDDLVIIIAVVSSKQKETSSTTGMRESVETSPLLEYRAKTVVPNRVLQMEEAIKSRDFASLARLTCADSNQFHAVCLDTSPPIFYMNDTSHRIISLVERWNRSEGSLQVAYTFDAGPNAVLIAPNRKVAGLLLQRLLFQFPPPPESELASYILGDKSILHEAGLQSRKDVEDLPPPVEIKDKVPSQKFPGDVSYFICTRLGSGPRLLTDENQALISPETGCPK from the exons ATGGCGGCGGAGACGCAGAGCTGGGTTCTGATGGCCACAGCGAGGGCTCCGACCAACATTGCGGTGATCAAGTACTGGGGGAAGCGCGACGAGGCCCTGATCCTTCCCATCAATGATAGCATCAGCGTCACGCTCGATCCGGATCATCTCTCGGCAACTACTACTGTTGCTGTTAGCCCTAGCTTCAAGCAAGATCGGATGTGGCTTAATGGCAAG GAGATCTCGCTCTCTGGAGGGAGATACCAGAACTGTCTGAGGGAAATCCGGAAACGTGCAGGTGATGTTGAGGATGAGAAGAAGGGCATTCGGATCAAGAAGGAAGATTGGGAGAAAATGCATTTGCACATTGCTTCGTATAACAACTTCCCCACTGCTGCTGGATTGGCTTCTTCAGCTGCCGGATTTGCCTGTCTTG TTTTTACCCTCGCAAAGTTGATGAATGTGAAGGAAGAGCATGGAGATCTTTCTGCTATTGCAAG GCAAGGGTCAGGCAGTGCATGTCGCAGCATGTATGGTGGGTTTGTCAAATGGACAATGGGAAAT GATGCTGATGGGAGTGACAGCATTGCAGTTCAACTTGCTAGTAACACACATTGGGATGACCTTGTTATTATCATAGCAGTG GTAAGCTCAAAGCAGAAAGAAACAAGTAGCACCACAGGAATGCGTGAGAGTGTCGAGACAAGTCCACTTTTAGAATATCGGGCCAAG ACGGTTGTCCCTAATCGAGTGTTACAAATGGAAGAAGCAATCAAAAGTCGTGATTTTGCATCTCTTGCCAGGCTAACCTGTGCAGATAGCAATCAGTTCCATGCAGTCTGTTTGGATACTAGCCCTCCTATATTCTACATGAACGATACATCACACAG GATAATCAGCCTTGTTGAAAGATGGAACCGGTCTGAAGGATCACTGCag GTGGCGTACACTTTTGATGCGGGGCCCAACGCTGTTCTGATTGCGCCAAACCGAAAAGTGGCTGGTCTTCTGCTTCAGAGACTTCTGTTTCAGTTCCCCCCACCTCCAGAAAGCGAGTTGGCTAG CTACATATTAGGGGACAAATCGATACTGCATGAAGCTGGTTTGCAATCGAGGAAAGATGTCGAAGATCTGCCACCACCTGTTGAAATCAAGGATAAGGTCCCATCACAAAAGTTTCCAGGTGATGTTAGCTATTTCATCTGCACTCGGCTTGGGAGCGGTCCAAGGCTGCTAACTGATGAAAATCAAGCTCTTATTAGTCCTGAAACTGGATGTCCAAAATGA